Proteins from a single region of Fibrobacter sp. UWB5:
- a CDS encoding YihY/virulence factor BrkB family protein gives MFDYIAERSVTPVKVAVIAGKSFLYFHGLTRAAALTYTTFLAVVPLLILLTSITLAVGFGNFFSDYLPHLLSFLDLDWPVDPIITIVQNAEHVPIGKLGFIGAMGLFITFILAFGSLESNFNVVWENKVSRPLHKQLRIYTPLLLIFAGIIGLYAGFVNHMQSALSVIVVDGLHFDPSVLKTLINAFWYLTFHGAFLLVIFLTLYALPARPDPKNYTKKKLLVSSIGITVLAWIFIIIYVKILMLIQTMLVTRMSIFYGSLAFIPLILFLVFGIWTIVLCGNSVVWTICTWPESKDRIWNWEGSPTEGLNMTKDRL, from the coding sequence ATGTTCGACTATATTGCCGAACGTTCCGTTACTCCCGTGAAGGTCGCGGTCATTGCCGGCAAGTCGTTCCTGTATTTCCACGGACTGACCCGCGCCGCCGCCCTCACCTACACGACTTTCTTGGCCGTGGTTCCGCTTTTGATTTTGCTGACCTCGATTACGCTTGCAGTCGGATTCGGCAACTTCTTCTCGGACTACCTGCCGCACCTGCTCAGTTTCTTGGACCTTGACTGGCCCGTCGACCCGATTATCACCATCGTGCAGAACGCCGAACACGTGCCTATCGGCAAGCTCGGTTTCATCGGCGCCATGGGTCTTTTCATCACGTTCATCCTGGCCTTCGGTAGCCTGGAGTCGAACTTTAACGTGGTGTGGGAAAACAAGGTGTCCCGCCCGCTCCATAAGCAGCTTCGAATCTATACCCCGCTTCTGCTTATCTTTGCAGGCATTATCGGCCTCTATGCCGGTTTCGTGAACCACATGCAAAGCGCCCTTTCGGTGATTGTCGTGGACGGCCTTCATTTTGACCCGTCAGTCCTCAAGACCCTCATCAACGCATTCTGGTACCTCACGTTCCACGGGGCGTTCCTCTTGGTCATTTTCTTGACCCTGTATGCGCTCCCCGCCAGACCGGACCCCAAGAACTACACCAAGAAGAAGTTGCTCGTCTCTTCGATCGGCATTACCGTTCTTGCATGGATTTTCATCATCATCTACGTGAAGATCCTGATGCTCATCCAGACCATGCTCGTGACCCGTATGTCTATCTTCTACGGTTCGCTGGCCTTCATTCCCCTGATTCTTTTCCTTGTGTTCGGCATTTGGACTATCGTTCTCTGCGGCAATTCCGTGGTGTGGACGATTTGCACTTGGCCCGAATCCAAGGACCGTATATGGAACTGGGAAGGTAGCCCCACCGAAGGCCTGAACATGACCAAGGACCGGTTGTAA